Proteins encoded together in one Coffea arabica cultivar ET-39 chromosome 2c, Coffea Arabica ET-39 HiFi, whole genome shotgun sequence window:
- the LOC140034941 gene encoding uncharacterized protein: MPRTKSQRNADGSKGNEGSSPQQPSRGPTPGDEGVGLSGISPEQLVQAVAGNLPTFEAIVDYLKGQAVGDPGQGLKSQGDGLSESRTGSPNPRPKRVRRELTREQVDVVEPSHKHSRVEHPELFRRHSRGELSQRREPHQVQDELDLLLDSEADRYIASPFVPDIENYPLPAKFKIPIMKSYDATTDPEDHLFTFLTQMRLQTAADAVRCKTFPMFLEGKARQWFQGLPPRSVRSFSQLARLFSAQFISSRAFSKSTAHLMTVRQRSEESLREYMVRFNNESLQIRDRDDKVVMAAFINGLRKQKLYTEFVEKPPKSVREMLDQAHEKANAVEANRLKGEQEKLRGRTDLRRS, encoded by the coding sequence ATGCCAAGAACGAAGTCCCAGAGGAATGCCGATGGATCCAAGGGGAACGAGGGAAGCAGCCCTCAACAGCCCTCACGAGGGCCGACTCCTGGAGACGAGGGTGTGGGGCTCTCAGGAATTTCGCCGGAGCAGTTGGTCCAGGCGGTGGCAGGGAACCTGCCAACTTTTGAGGCAATTGTGGATTACCTCAAGGGGCAGGCAGTAGGTGATCCTGGCCAGGGGCTAAAGAGCCAGGGAGATGGGCTGTCAGAATCCCGAACAGGGAGCCCTAACCCCCGGCCCAAGCGGGTGCGCCGGGAGCTCACGCGTGAACAGGTCGACGTCGTGGAGCCTTCTCACAAACACTCCCGAGTTGAGCACCCGGAGCTCTTCCGAAGGCATTCAAGGGGAGAGCTCTCCCAGCGGAGAGAGCCGCACcaggtgcaggacgagctggacctgCTGTTGGATTCTGAGGCGGACAGGTACATCGCCTCTCCCTTTGTCCCTGATATTGAGAACTACCCGCTGCCTGCGAAGTTCAAAATACCGATCATGAAATCCTACGACGCGACTACGGATCCGGAGGATCATCTGTTCACATTCTTGACACAAatgcgcctacaaacggccgCCGATGCAGTTAGATGTAAGACCTTTCCAATGTTCCTGGAGGGAAAGGCACGccagtggttccagggactcCCCCCCAGGTCAGTTCGGTCCTTCAGCCAGCTCGCGcgactgttctcagctcagttcatCTCGTCGCGAGCCttttccaagagtactgctcacctgatgacagttcGGCAAAGGTCCGAGGAATCGCTGCGCGAAtacatggtccgattcaacaaTGAGTCCCTACAGATCCGGGATCGGGACGATAAGGTCGTCATGGCCGCCTTCATCAACGGACTACGCAAACAGAAactatataccgagttcgtggagaAACCTCCCAAGTCAGTTCGGGAGATGCTGGACCAAGCTCACGAGAAggctaatgcagtggaagctaatcgcttgaagggtgaacaggagaaactACGAGGCCGAACTGACCTGAGACGCAGCtga